The genomic window AATCGATTGACCCGCAGGCCCTCGCCGCCGCGCAGGAAGGGCGATCGCCGTGAGAAGGCTCCTTTCGCTCGCCCCACTGACCGTTTTCGTTGCTGTCGCCGTCTATCTGGCCACGCTCTTTTTGGAGACCCTCCCTTCCCGGCGCTCCACCCGCGAGCCCGATGCGGGACTGCAATGGCTCCGCCACGAGCTCGATCTTACGGACCGGCAGATGGACGCAATCTCCCGCTTGCAAGAAGCCTATCGCCCCAGCTGCCAAACGATGTGCCGCCAGATCCTGGCGAGCGACTCGAAGCTCCGGGAGCTCTTCGAACAAAACCGCTCGATCACGCCCGAAATGCTCACGGCCATGGCCGAGCGAGACCAGCTCCGCTCCAAATGCCGGCGCGCATTCCTGCGGCACGTCCACGAG from Methylacidimicrobium sp. B4 includes these protein-coding regions:
- a CDS encoding Spy/CpxP family protein refolding chaperone, with product MRRLLSLAPLTVFVAVAVYLATLFLETLPSRRSTREPDAGLQWLRHELDLTDRQMDAISRLQEAYRPSCQTMCRQILASDSKLRELFEQNRSITPEMLTAMAERDQLRSKCRRAFLRHVHEVSGELSAPQRQRYLSLVSDEILGPSQNASVGQRGQRRDGGP